Genomic segment of Clostridium sp. Marseille-P299:
CGTTTTTGCCATCGCATTTGCTAAACTCGTCTTTCCTACTCCAGGTACGTCCTCTAGCAATAAATGTCCCCCTGCAAGAAGCGCCATCATAGCAAATTCTACTTTATCTTTCTTTCCGATTAAAACATTATTAATTTCGTTCATAATGTTATTCGCTTCTTCATAAAACCTCATATCCTACTTTCTCCTTCTTATTTATATGTCAATTCTTAATTATTCATTTTCCAATTTTTAGCTAATTTCATTGTATCATTTTCATATTTCTATAACAATATGGCAATTATACTTTTTACATGAATAATCAGATATGCATTTATGCTTACTTTTACTACGTTGCGTAAAATTAATCTATTATTGGGATACCTTAAAATGACTATTGCTAAATAAAAAAAGTCGCATGGTAGCTGTTTTTATAGGCTCCCCGTTGTGATAAACTGTTTTATTACGTTAAACAGTCTAACATGAGAAGCCTTTTAACAGGCTACCTGCAACTTATGACTTTATTAAGCTAATATAAAATTGATATTATAATTTACTTCTTCTATTAAGTTTAATTCTTTATACTAGCTTTTACTTCTTAATGTTAGCTTTTACTTTTTATATTAGCTTTAAATTTTTATTAAATTAACTTCTTACATTAACTTTTACTTTTTATATTAGGTTTCACTTTTTATTATAGATTTTGCTTTATCCGTTAACCCCGTTTATTCAATTTACATTTATACTTAAGCTATCATTTCCTACGTATTTCATTTAAATACATTTAGAACAAACCGATAATCTCACCATCTTCATTCACATCAATGCGTTCTGCTGCTGGCACTTTAGGAAGTCCTGGCATAGTCATTATACTACCTGTTATTGCTACAACGAAGCCTGCGCCAGCTGATACGTATACTTCTCTTATATTCACTGTAAACCCAGTTGGTCTTCCTAGTTTCGTAGGATCGTCTGATAAAGAATATTGATTTTTAGCCATACAAACAGGTAAATTACCAAATCCCAAAGATTCCAATTTTGCGAGTTCCTTTTCAGCTGCAACATCAAAGCTTACACCGTCTGCACCATAGATTTCTTTTGCAACCGTTTCAATCTTTTTCTTTAATGGCAATTCATTATTATATAACGGTTTGAAATTACTTTCCTTCGTTTCTATTGTTTTTAAAACTTTATTAGCTAAGTCAATTCCGCCTTCTCCGCCTTTTTCCCAAACTTCAGAAAGAGAAAACTCACAGCCTCTATTTTCACAGAATTCCTTAACAAAGGAGAGTTCTTTCTCTGTGTCTGATGAAAATTTATTTAAAGTCACTACTACTGGGACATTATATTTTTGAATATTTTCAATATGTTTCTCTAAATTCACAATACCTTTTTGTAATGCCTCTATATTTTCAGTGGAAAGTTCTGTTTTAGGAACACCGCCATTATATTTTAAGGCACGCACCGTTGCTACTAATACTACTACAGATGGTTTTAAATTTGCGATACGACACTTAATATCAAAGAATTTCTCCGCACCTAAATCTGCACCAAATCCAGCTTCTGTAACAACCACATCTGCTAATTTTAATGCTGTTTTCGTTGCCCTTACACTGTTGCATCCATGGGCAATGTTCGCAAATGGACCACCATGAATGATAGCTGGTGTATTTTCAAGTGTTTGAATTAAGTTTGGTTTAACTGCATCCTTTAAAAGTGCTGCCATTGAACCAACCGCATTTAAATCCTTTGCTGTTATTGGCTTTCCTTCATAGGAATACGCAACAATAATTCTACCAAGTCTCTCCTTTAGGTCTTCCATATTCTCTGCTAAACAAAGAATTGCCATGATCTCAGAAGCTACCGTAATAATAAAATGATCTTCTCTAACTACACCATCCGCTTTTCTACCAAGTCCAACAACAATATTTCTAAGGGCACGATCATTCATATCCACACAACGCTTCCAAACAATCTGATTTGGATCAATTGAAAGTGCATTCCCTTGATGTAGATGATTGTCTAGCATAGCAGCAAGTAAGTTATTCGCTGATGTTATTGCATGAAAATCTCCTGTAAAATGAAGATTTAAATCCTCCATAGGAACCACCTGTGCATTACCACCACCTGCAGCTCCCCCTTTAATACCAAAGCATGGGCCTAAGGATGGTTCTCTTAGAGCAATTACTGCCTTTTTATTTAATTTACCTAATGCTTGACCAAGACCTAC
This window contains:
- a CDS encoding formate--tetrahydrofolate ligase, yielding MKTDIEIAQAAKMKHISDVAKQLEIKEDDLEFYGKYKAKLTDELWESVKDREDGKLVLVTAINPTPAGEGKTTTTVGLGQALGKLNKKAVIALREPSLGPCFGIKGGAAGGGNAQVVPMEDLNLHFTGDFHAITSANNLLAAMLDNHLHQGNALSIDPNQIVWKRCVDMNDRALRNIVVGLGRKADGVVREDHFIITVASEIMAILCLAENMEDLKERLGRIIVAYSYEGKPITAKDLNAVGSMAALLKDAVKPNLIQTLENTPAIIHGGPFANIAHGCNSVRATKTALKLADVVVTEAGFGADLGAEKFFDIKCRIANLKPSVVVLVATVRALKYNGGVPKTELSTENIEALQKGIVNLEKHIENIQKYNVPVVVTLNKFSSDTEKELSFVKEFCENRGCEFSLSEVWEKGGEGGIDLANKVLKTIETKESNFKPLYNNELPLKKKIETVAKEIYGADGVSFDVAAEKELAKLESLGFGNLPVCMAKNQYSLSDDPTKLGRPTGFTVNIREVYVSAGAGFVVAITGSIMTMPGLPKVPAAERIDVNEDGEIIGLF